A window of Bacillota bacterium contains these coding sequences:
- the atpF gene encoding F0F1 ATP synthase subunit B, producing the protein MDWMAGGANLVMLAAESEAAGSPLQINLFTYLAQVANVLVVMLLLTKLVFKPLGDVLAKREAEVAESVDGARQAREEAEKLRDEMKLQLEQTRRRAQEELQRALDAAEQERLRRVRQAEEEARRALDQARAEIRMERDQALAAIREEAATLAVAAAGRLLRRTITGDDQRRLAREFIEQVGERR; encoded by the coding sequence ATGGATTGGATGGCAGGCGGGGCGAACCTGGTCATGCTGGCGGCGGAAAGTGAGGCGGCCGGCTCGCCGCTCCAGATCAACCTGTTTACGTATCTGGCCCAGGTCGCCAATGTCCTGGTGGTCATGCTGCTGCTCACCAAGCTGGTCTTCAAGCCGCTCGGTGACGTGCTGGCAAAGCGCGAGGCCGAGGTGGCCGAGTCCGTCGACGGGGCCCGCCAGGCCCGGGAGGAGGCGGAGAAGCTCCGGGACGAGATGAAGCTGCAGCTGGAACAGACCCGCCGCCGGGCCCAGGAGGAGCTGCAGCGTGCGCTGGACGCAGCCGAACAGGAGCGCCTGAGGCGGGTGCGCCAGGCTGAGGAGGAGGCGCGCCGCGCCCTCGACCAGGCCCGGGCCGAGATCCGCATGGAGCGGGATCAGGCGCTGGCGGCCATCCGCGAGGAGGCGGCCACGCTGGCCGTGGCGGCTGCCGGCAGGCTCCTGCGCCGGACCATCACCGGGGACGACCAGCGGCGGCTGGCCCGCGAGTTCATCGAGCAGGTGGGTGAACGGCGTTGA
- the atpE gene encoding ATP synthase F0 subunit C, which yields MNFLAVALAIAMPAMVSAFGQAWATSRAVESIARQPEAAGEIRGALLIALAFMEALTLFSFVIAFILSGRV from the coding sequence GTGAACTTCCTGGCTGTGGCTCTGGCCATCGCCATGCCGGCCATGGTTTCGGCTTTCGGTCAGGCCTGGGCGACGTCGCGGGCGGTCGAGAGCATCGCCCGGCAGCCCGAGGCGGCGGGCGAGATTCGCGGGGCGCTTCTTATAGCGCTTGCGTTCATGGAGGCCCTGACCCTTTTCTCGTTCGTGATCGCGTTCATCCTCTCCGGCAGGGTCTGA